A region of the Amycolatopsis sp. cg13 genome:
AGGAACTGCACAAGACCGCCGAGAACCTGCGCAACGCGGCGAAGGACCTGGACGCCACGCTGCAGAAGACGGTCGCCAACTGGCAGGGCGACGGAGCCGAGGCGTTCAAGAAGAACATCGCCGACCGGCGCGGACAGATCGACAGCGCCGGAGAGGCGGTCGACGCCGCGGGTTACGTCGTCAAGACGACGATGGCCCTGGTCTCCGTGGTGCGGTCGCTGATCCGCGACCTGATCACGACGTTCCTCGGCGACGTCATCGCGACCATGCTGATCGCGCTCGCGATGGCGGCGTTCACGTTCGGCGCGTCGATCGTCGTCGGGGTGGGCAACGTGATCCGGTCGGGGATCTCGCTGGCGCTGACGATGGCGTCCAAGATCGCCCGGGTGGTCGGCCTCGGCGGGCGGACCGCGAGCAGGCTGGCCCAGCTGGCGGAGAAGGTCAAGCCTTCGCGCGGCGGCGGCGGTGCGCATGGCGGGGGCAACAACCACGAGATGACCGACCTCAACCCCGGCGGTTCCGGAGGCCACGGCGGCGGGGGCGGCGGTGGGCAGGGCGGCCAGGGCGGTCACGGCGGTCACGGCGGGAACAACACTCCGCACGAGGACACGCCTGGCGGCAACAACCATCACGAAGATGCGCCGGGCGGGAACAACCACCACGACGACAACGCCGGTGGGAACAACACTCCGCACGACGACACGCCAGGCAACAACAACCCGCACGAGGACACCCCGGGTGGCAACAACCACCACGAGGATCCGCCGGGCGGGAACAATCATCACGAGGACACTCCCGGCGGCAGCAACACTCCGCACGAAGACACCCCCGGCGGCAACAACCACCACGAGGACACTCCCGGCGGGAACAACCATCACGAAGATGCGCCGGGCGGGAACAACAACCCGCACGAGGAGCGGCCGAACAACCAGCCGCACGAGGACGATCCGTTCGACACCTGGCTGGCCGCGGACCAGCACTTCAACCCGCCGCCCAACCGCCCGCACGACACCCCGGGCGGAAACAATCATCACGAGGACACCCCCGGTGGCGGGGGCAACCATGAGAACACGCCGGGCGGCAGCGGCCACGACAACACTCCCGGCGGGAACAACCACGAGGACGCCCCCGGCGGGAGTGGCAACCACGAAAACACGCCGGGCAACACCGGCCACGACAACACCCCGGGCGGCAACAACCACCACGAGGACACCCCCGGCGGCAACAACACCCCGCACGAAGACACGCCTGGCGGCAACAACCATCACGACGACCAGCCGGGCAACAACACGAACCACGAGGACAACGCGGGCAACACCGGCCACGACAACAACGCGGGCGGCAACCACCAGGAAGGCAACCAGGGCGGCGGCGAGCACGGGAACACTCAGGGCAACCAAGGCGGGACCGGGCGGCCCTCCGGACCGCAGTCGCCGTTCAAGGTGCACGACTTCAGCTGGATGAAGAAGCACGAAGGCTGGCTGGAAAACCTGTGCAACCGTCCCGAGGTCCAGAAGTACACCGGGGGCAAGAACGTCTGGAAAGACATCGTCAAGGCTCCGGACGACTACTTCAAGACGCACCCGAACCTGTACCCCTTCATGAAGGGGCTGGCCGACGCGAAGAGCAGCAAGAACTTCGTAGGCTGGATGGGCAAGGACGCCGTCAACTTCGACAAGGCGATCACCGACATCCACATGCAGGCCGAGGAATCCTGGAAGGCCTCCGACGAGGAGTGGCGCAAGGAGCACCCGGACCCCGCCGCTGAAGGCAGCGGCGCGGAGTAACCCCGGCCAAAAGCCGTGAGGGCCACCCTGAGGGAATCAGATTCCCTCAGGGTGGCCCTCACGGCAGTTCCCCGGCCGGGACCGGAGCATGGCTGGCGAGTGCGGGACCGGAACTCAGTCGGACGTCTCGGCGAATCGCGCGGTCACGGCTTCCCGGCCGCGTTTGCTCAGTTCGCCGAAGAGGCGCAGCCGGGCGAGGCCGCCGTCCGGGTAGATGTCCAGGCGGATCTCGGTTACCTCGGGGCCGTCGTCCGCCAGGGCGAAGCGGTGGCGGGTGTCGGGCTGCAACCTGGTGCGCGGCAACAACTCCACCCACTCGCCCTCGTCCGCGCGGCCGCTCACCGAAGCCCAGCCGGGCGCGTTTCCCTTGAGGTTGCTGGTGTCCAGCTCCACGAACCGGATCAAGCCCGCGCCCGCCAGCCGCACTGTCGCCCAGTCGTTGCCGTCGTCTCGGCGGCGGGCGGTTTCCCAGCCTTCCGCCTGGTGCGCGGCGAGGCCCGGCGAGAGCATGTTGTTCGGCGACGAATAGAACATGTCGCTGCATCCGGTGACGACCGCGCCGTTTTCCAAAGCTGCCAGGTCCAGCGAGCGCGGGTCGAGCAGCGAGGGGTCCGGCACCGGCGAACCGTGTACTCGCAGTCGTGCGACGCCGCCGTCGGGGTGCTGGGTGAGGCGTACGTGGGTGTAGCGACGCGGGGACGTCACCTTGTAGTAGTTCTCCGAGTCGCCGACCGCCGGTTCGTGGTCGACCAGGACGTCCCAGTCCGCGTCCTGCAGCTCAGCCGCACTCGGGTAGCCGGGGACCGAAGTCGCCGCCACGGACACGAAGGGCGGGTAGTTGCCCTTGAAGAACGCCGTGTCCACCACCACTCCGGACACCACGCCGCCGAGGCCGAGGCGGACCAGGGCGTGGTCGTCGCCGGGTTCGCGGTGCCGCCGGGTCTCCCAGCCGTCGTACACCTGGCCTTTCGGTCCGAACGTTTCAGCGCGGTGCGCCGGCCGCCACGGGTTGACCAGGTTTTCCTTTTCGGCGAACAGTTCGTCGCTCGCCCACATCACGGTGCCCCCGAACAGGCGCGAGGCCAGATCGGGCTGGGTAGTCCACTCCGGACGGTCGGACACGTGCTCCTCCATCTCTTCAGCAATTGCCCCGGGTCAGCAAAGTCCCCCTCGGCTCGTCGCCGGTCACCGGCTCGCCGCGCAGCCAGGTGCCGCGCACGACACCCGCGAGCGGACGCTGGTCGTACGCGCTCACAGGGTTGCGGTGCGCGAGCTTCGCGACGTCCACGACGAAGGCTTCATCCGGCGCGAAGACGCAGAAATCGGCGTCCCCGCCCACTTCCAGCTTGCCCTTGCGCGTCATCCCCACCTGCGCGGCCGGCCGTTCGGCCATCCACCGCACCACGTCGACGAGACCGAAGCCGCGCTGGCGGGCCTGCGTCCAGATCGCGGGCAGACCGAGCTGCAGGCTGGAAATACCACCCCAGGCGAGACCGAAATCGCCGGTGTCAAAGCGTTTCAGCTCCGGCGTGCACGGCGAATGGTCGCTGACGATCGTGTCGATCGTGCCGTCGGCCAAACCCTGCCACAGCAATTCCCGGTTCGCCGCCTCGCGAATCGGCGGGCAGCACTTGAATTGCGTTGCCCCGTCCCGGATTTCCTCCGCGACG
Encoded here:
- the alc gene encoding allantoicase → MEEHVSDRPEWTTQPDLASRLFGGTVMWASDELFAEKENLVNPWRPAHRAETFGPKGQVYDGWETRRHREPGDDHALVRLGLGGVVSGVVVDTAFFKGNYPPFVSVAATSVPGYPSAAELQDADWDVLVDHEPAVGDSENYYKVTSPRRYTHVRLTQHPDGGVARLRVHGSPVPDPSLLDPRSLDLAALENGAVVTGCSDMFYSSPNNMLSPGLAAHQAEGWETARRRDDGNDWATVRLAGAGLIRFVELDTSNLKGNAPGWASVSGRADEGEWVELLPRTRLQPDTRHRFALADDGPEVTEIRLDIYPDGGLARLRLFGELSKRGREAVTARFAETSD
- a CDS encoding WXG100 family type VII secretion target is translated as MSAVVPITDSNSTTGAGVADSWHSVVSSIQEIQHLHGGDAAAVGVEIGVSIVGAVADTAAFVLDPFGKLIAAGLGWLIEHISFLKEGLDKLAGDPAAINKMAEELHKTAENLRNAAKDLDATLQKTVANWQGDGAEAFKKNIADRRGQIDSAGEAVDAAGYVVKTTMALVSVVRSLIRDLITTFLGDVIATMLIALAMAAFTFGASIVVGVGNVIRSGISLALTMASKIARVVGLGGRTASRLAQLAEKVKPSRGGGGAHGGGNNHEMTDLNPGGSGGHGGGGGGGQGGQGGHGGHGGNNTPHEDTPGGNNHHEDAPGGNNHHDDNAGGNNTPHDDTPGNNNPHEDTPGGNNHHEDPPGGNNHHEDTPGGSNTPHEDTPGGNNHHEDTPGGNNHHEDAPGGNNNPHEERPNNQPHEDDPFDTWLAADQHFNPPPNRPHDTPGGNNHHEDTPGGGGNHENTPGGSGHDNTPGGNNHEDAPGGSGNHENTPGNTGHDNTPGGNNHHEDTPGGNNTPHEDTPGGNNHHDDQPGNNTNHEDNAGNTGHDNNAGGNHQEGNQGGGEHGNTQGNQGGTGRPSGPQSPFKVHDFSWMKKHEGWLENLCNRPEVQKYTGGKNVWKDIVKAPDDYFKTHPNLYPFMKGLADAKSSKNFVGWMGKDAVNFDKAITDIHMQAEESWKASDEEWRKEHPDPAAEGSGAE